The DNA sequence CACTTTCTAATATCCGTTGTAAGGGCTGGATGTAAGTTGTAACAAATGGTATTGTTGATTAATAGATGATTAACTAATGTCTTTTAGATCAGTAATACGCCATTATAAGATATTTTGGGCTGCCTCTGATATTTATCTTTTAAGTAATTTGCAGTTAAACATGTTAGTAATTCAAATAAATGCTTATGGATTTTTCACTTCATAATAGGCCACCAAGTCTCCAGTTATGTTAATAAGTCATTATTAAAGGGTCCTTAAAGCCATCAGGTCAGCAGTTGTATGCTTATACTGTAAGTGGATGGATTTTGGTCTGAGACATTTTTCACAACCTGAAACCCCCAAAGTTGTTCTAAATAGCTTAAGTGATCTATAAAACATCAGTAAACGATGTATTAACCATTAGTCACAAATTACAACCCTTTAGTACCAGTACCAGTACTTCCACAGCAGCCCAGATTAACTACTTTgtaataatgaaaacaaaacaaaaaagggacCAACATTTTGATGTAGGCTACTAATTTAATAAATGCCTTGGTTGAATGTGTAGAAGAGTCAATCAGAAACAGTTTTGATAATGAATTAATagtttcagtcatttttcaaacaaaaatctcaaacattcttttattccagcttcttaaatgcaAACAtgtgatgcttttctttgtcatatattATAGTCAACTGAAAATAGTTGGGTTTTAGACTGTTAGTCAGACAAAATGATATGTCTGAGTACATCACCCTGGGCCCTTGGAAactacattacatttttcactatttttgtGTCAATATGAATAACCAACTGTAATAATCAAGAAAGTAATCAGCAGATTAGTCAACAATGGAAATAACCATTATTTTGCAGCCCTAAAGATGCACCTGCATCAGAAATACTGGACGTACAAGTTTTTTTCCTACCTGCTAGAAATACTTCAAACCCTTTTACATGCACGCATAAATATTAAGCTGAATAGAAACTCAGCTGCATTTatgcataaacatacacaacTATTCTGGCAAAAGTTTAAGTTAGTCCAAAAACAGTGCAATCTGGACCTTACTCTACAGGTTGATTCTAAGGGGCATAcatgcaacatacagtataaatgtACAGCAATACTCAGTAACTGTAAGTCATATACAGTACCTCCCTGCCATAAAATATTTTCTGTGTGAAGCGTGtcgtttaaaaaagtgacacaaggATGTCCAGCTGCCGTCAAACTCCTGAGCCTGCTCTCTCGAGGCAGAAAGCCTCCAGGAAGTGAAACTGATCCCCACTGGCATCATTAGAGAAATATTTTGTGGGGTTTACTGTTCGCTCGTACCCCTGAACGTATCGTTTTTGTTTCTCTTGGCTCACGGATCCGGACTGCGTTATGCCTCTGCTAAGCCAAACAGACTAAGGAATGGTGAAGTGTGCCAAAGCACGCAatgcaaaatgttttaaagaaGAAACTTCATACGAGGTTGAGAAAAGAAGCTATGGAAAGAAAAGCCTTTAGCCCAAAACTTCAGCAGCAAGCAGCTCTCTCTGAGAAGGTTTCTGTCCATCCGGCCTAACAGTGTAATTTATTGCAGCCCatagaaatcaaatattctCTGTTTTAAAAGAGTTATGTCATCCTCTTATTTTGccataaaatagaaaataactaCTGTGTCACTTACAAATAAGTCTGGGCAGCATCCTCACTTTAGTTATTCCATGTTCTTTATATTCAGTTACATAACTGACCTCTCAGCTTTTGACCACGTCATTCAGGTCTTGCTGTACACTGAGGTGAGACTCAATGTTTCTCTGTTGTGGCCCCGTGTGACgaggaggagacagacagagacagattagCATCTGAGCCACTTCACTTTTACTGTTTTCTCTGATAACCATTTTTTGGAGAGTTTCCTAGCTGTTGTAATCATGTCAGAGCCTATCTCTCAGGCAGCATGCCCTTCTCAAAGTCTTGTGGTTGGAAAAGCTGCTTTACTCACTTTCACGTCCTcctttaacaacaaaaacatcctTTCTGCTATCTCTGATAAAGCACCGTGTAAAGAAACAAGGGCTCCTCTTGCACTTTTGGGAAAGGGGGAGAGCTAATACATAATTTCtctcagggctccagactaacttttttcactaggaccacagtggcccccaactgaaaatgttaggggcacaaccagaaaatgtaggggcacacaccgtaaatcaacatgctaaccaaaatattcacatttctactaatttccactgtattactaataattactttgataaatgcagaaattacaatgtgctgtttcaaattcagtgtcacttttgaagatgcaacatagaagaTAAACTGACAGACAAAAATCTTttcattattgtatttgtatattattttttagcctGTTCATCATGaccatttttaattgctctttaatgtttcatgtaaagcactttgaattgccttgtagctgaaaggtgctgtagaaataaagttgccttgccttactacctcagcctgtcagtctccCCAGGGCACAggaaccaccgttgtgcctgctcgtctccgaggaagtgtaacgtcaacagcaccgcgaccgctttcacctcgccattaatatcatatcgcagcataCACTGTCTgcttgaagttatgaaaaactgtaaccacacttgaaaccactgtATCAGCATCGCcatgactcactgtgacttcaacaaaacagccCACGTAGTTTGCtccgtctgcagctctgcgtgtgtgcgagtgtgtgtgtttgtgtcagagctctgctctgtgtcaattttcagagaggacagataagcttggatgtaaaattcagtcgcacactctcaaattttggtcacaaaatgcgaccatttggtcgcagtctggagccctgtctCTGAAAACACACTATCACAAGACTGGGACAAGTTATCTCAAACTATCGCGTGAAACAGTCAGCTGCTGCTTGGGCAGAGAGCTACTGACACAAGTTTTTAACTACTGTTTTGTACACTAACAATAGATCTTCACATAAGTTTACAGGAGGCAGTTTTGTTAGGAATATCTTACAGTAGCGGTTCCTACCTAATAAACAAAATTAACCTGAGGGGTCGCAAGATGATTCAAAGTTTCCTCAAGTCTTTGCCTTTTCATGTGTAAATAACAACTCTTAACATCATTAAATTAgagcaagaaataaaaaatcactCACCTATGATGAGGAGTCACAGGTAAACATTGCTTCGTTTAAGAGATCCCAAGCCAGACTACAGAAGTCTGACTACAAATATGTACTCAATATACATTTTGCTGATGGACAGATGGCTGCCCTCACCTTGTTTATGACccttatgtatttatttcaggatGGCTGAACCTCTCTTTAACAATCCCTATTTTTGGCCTCCACCTTCCACTATGCCCGGCCAGGTGAGCGACTCTGGTATTCACACTTATTTAGCCCACATTAACCTGAAGCAGTAACATCATTGTATTGTAAGTTTAAGGAGTTGTGTaaagagttgttgttttttaaatgattttaaataatgcaccatttaaaggaatagtttgacatttggggaaatatgcttatttgtttcttactgagagttagatgagaagattgataccactcttgtCTGCACAGTGAATTTGAATGTTTAAAGCCAGCAACCAAAAGTAACAACATCTGCTGaccagcacctttaaagctcaTAGATGCAACAGATTATATATGGTTCATTTATTCTGTACAAAAACtgaagttgaaaaatgacaattaccttttttactttatatatttattgtgattgattaagtttattttttacacttctGTTTTGCATGGATTAAAGAAAGGAGATATAACAGTTAGTGAGCTTGAAAAGTGCTGATATTGTTTACCTCTGGACAGCCAGGCTAGCTCTAGCTACATAGTTAGCATACAGGCCTGAAATCTTCTCATTGAAATATCAGTAAAACATTATTAAGCCCTTTTGTCAAAAGATCAACATATCCCCCATCTGGTGAGGGGTCACCATATGATTAAAGGGATAAATTAAAACAATCTgtaactgaaaatgttttttttcttcttctaagtTTAGCCTATTTTCTTGAGAAATACTGGATACTATCTATTCTGGTTAGATACATCAGAAAAAGAAAGTCCATAACCTGTGATGAGGGGTCAGAAGTAGATGTTGCTTCTTTTTAAGGGGtcacaagaaaaaaaggttgggaaccactggtttaattCAGCGATTCAGATGTTTACAAAGGACGTTTTGGGTACAATGTCATGTATCAACCTCTAGAGGGAACTATCGTCTCATAAAATGACACTACCTGAACTGATGGCTGTTCTCTTGTCACAAATGTTGTTTCCTGGCTGTCAGCTGGATAACCTAGTCTTGATTAATAAAATCAAGGAGCAGCTGATGGCAGAGAAGATCAGACCGCCACATCTGCCCGCTGCCTCAGCCCCTTCCCAACAGCAATTACTGGCTCCCCCCATCCAGTCGGATGGCGGCCAGCACGGGATGTCCAAAACTCACCAGATGCCGGTTCTCCATAGCCCGTCTCAGCCTGATATCGCCCTGCACGCCCGCCCTGCTTCCAGCTCAGTCACAGGTACTCCTCACCTGCCTCAATAGTTCTCATTctttaccagtggtggaagaagtattcagatccttcaaataagtaaaagtactaataccacactgtgaaaatactccactacaagtaaaagtcttccacaaatccttacttaagtaaaagtatgtaagtattatcagaaaaatgttaatcaatcaatttatttgtcatgtgaaatcatataaaatacaatttcagtgaAACATAATCGCTCAGTTCCTACAATTTATGCATTAGAACAGTCCTCATAGAAGCTCTACCTTCTACCCCACCGCAACATCTTTAATGATGATCTTTAATGGTTCCTTTAGCCTTTTTCTTGCTGCGTCTGGTACCGCCTATTGAGCCGGACGAACCACTCTTTGCCCGGCCTTGTGGTCCTGTTCAGGGCTATTTCCGTACCAGGCAGTGATGTTCTCCGTCAGGATTCTTATAATGATGCAGGAGTAGAAATTGCTCAGTATTTGAGGTGATAACCGGAATTTTCTCAGGCTTTTTTTCCTATGAAAGTTGCTCAGTGGCACATGAAGCCTTTAAACACCGTAGACTTCTGGAGtgtgcaggaggcaggacatgatGCTGATTAAACTGTGTCACGAATCTGTttgtaatttggtcataaacattTAGAATGTAGAATATTTGTTGATAGCCCTAGTACAGTTCAATTCTGTAAAGTCTGTTGCAGCCGGAGACTGACTGCAATGCAGTATATAAACCAAGCGCTACACAACCGGACGtgttccagcaggaatgtgatccGAAATTAACATCAGCAGTCAAGATTACTGGTTTCCCtgatgttagcatgtagctacatgttgCAGTGTATGTAATGTAGACACTGCAGTAGTGTGTCCATATATAGGAAACTGGTTTGGTAAGATGTCATACCAAGCTGGTTTTCTGTTTATGGTCTAGAACAAAACAGTTGAAACCAGAGCTTTTAGAACAGTGTGAAATCTGAGGATTTGACTCTAGCAAGTAGCAAATCTAggatttcttttaaaacacCTTTACCCTCATTATTTGAAGTGTTGGCCAGTTCAGTATGAACATCCGACATAAAATATACAgaacagaaaatacagaaaagcataataggtctcctttaaaGTATCAACATTtaaaagtactcattgtgcAGAAAAATGTTCCGTCAGTGTTTTTACTTTAGATATGATGTTTTTGGATTCATATTGCTACTGcaatgtgtatgttgcatttactGCTGTATATGTTTTTACTCTTTTATACTGGTCATCCAAGATCATCAGAGTTGGTTCAGCTTCTCTCAGTTCCCTCTTACCAGGGCCCTCTTTAACAAATGGGAATTTCCCTGCACATGTTTACCAGGTCGGATTCTGGGGGATGTAAACTTGAATCTGGACGATAAGGCAGCTATAAAAGCCAGAGGATTATGGGAAGATTGGCATCTGCGTCAACTTATAGACCATCCCTCCAGGACGAACCACGTCTCAGGTAACCACAGTTTGTACAGTTGGTACTCCCTgttgctgtagaaataaagaaacacagaaacaaagatTGTTGTCTTGCTCAGGTCTGCGGTTTGTGGGTTTCGTTCATCATTAGTTCTGGAAATAATGTTGGGAAATTTGGACTTTTCTGTAATGCACTTGTGTAGAAGAATATACACTTAATGGAAAATTACTTTTCAAACACAAGACAGTTGTTTGCCAACCATCCTACCATATGTCCATTATatcttatatacagtatatgttagcTGTTTGTCCATGTAGTTacagtttgtctgtgtttgcatGATTGTTTCCCTTTATATATGAATTGGCAATTTTGATGACAACTGATTTCAGTCCTGTCCTTGCCTGTCCAACTTTTGCACCGATCAGGTGTGGCGCTAGCATCCAGAACAGGCAACCTCAACACCTCAGAGATCATCACCCCCACCACGCCCACCTCGAGCAGCCACAGCCGGCTGGGCCGAGCCCCCACACCTcacctcatctcagggttagcCTGCAGCCACGGGATGGAGCCTGGGAAAAACAACGGGGGCCTGGTCGGACTCCTCGGCCCTCCTCCAAAGGAGGAACGGGGGCGTAAGAGGATCAAAGCAGAGAATGGGTCGTCTCTTTTGGTGGTGCCCTACCCGATCCTAGCCTCAGGCAACGACCAGTCCTGTGTCACTATCACTGCCAAACAGGGAAAAACCTACAGGTATGaaaggacttttttttaaagatggatGCATAGATAACCAAAGTGCAGTGCCTCTGACTCATGGCTCACAATTCCAGGAATCCAGTAAATCTCCCTATGTACTCTGAAATATGGTTAAATCTACaatatagaataaaaaaaaataatagaatttaaCGTATTGTCCCAGATATTTACCAAACACAGACTCTAATGAGGGAAGAGGTACTCCGATTATTAACTTGGGTAAAAGTAAAGATTAAAACGAAATGAAAACTATACAACAATacttaaaatgttacttaaagcgtctataataaataattttatatttatgAATCAAATGACAAATGTCTAATCGTGAAAGGAGTCGCTTGTGTGCTCCACAGAGAATTTAGCACAGGACTCTACAGTTCCTGTCAGTTCTACGAGTATTTCAGCGTCTTGGTTTACTCTCACCATTCTTACTtccattcacacaaacaaacaaaaacatgactccaaatgaatgttaaatttgctctgtatctgctggatgtgAAAATAAGCAACTCTTTGCTAACATTTTTGCCCTATCAACAAGGTGATGTCATGTCAGaattgtgtttacagcttgtttctgctGTCCTGCTGGCCAAAAATAAATCGGTTATTGCAGGTTAAATATACAAGCAAGTAAAAATACATTCCTTAGcaggtaaatatatataaatatcaaaAGTACTCACCATGCTATTATACATTATAATGAACTGATCATGTGTTTTGTATATAATAAATGTATCTGCTAGTAACTATAGATGTTTtataaatgtaatggagtaaaaagttTAAAGTAACATAAAGTGGAAATACTTAAGTaatgtacaagtacctcaaGAAATACTTAACTCTTCACCACTGACGGACACAGAcagtttttatgtgttttaacaTTGTTACACTGTTTTGAGATTTTGAACGTGAACAGGGACCTGTTTCataaaaccaagataagggattaagctgggatttcctggttatcctggatgaatttagccttgactgggtttcacgaaagcggaggcacataaatcaccatggagatttattctgtgcagttagcctgctcctgaccaggctaacagccaggatcagtaaggatcatgtttgttccgcttccatgtgcattgtatttggcattcttagcacacaatttgtgttgtccagtaaactgggactataatttgggaggattgtacaattttaagaacatatcctaattgtacaatcctcccaaattatagacttagttcactggaccagtaactatctagtgatgtaggctactgtacattcatgtaacaacaagGAGAGGACAccccaatggtttttgaccttatattttccTCGTGGCAaataatagcggaccgactgaatgatagtctaaaaatatacatttaagaACTACTGCTCTtgactgaaaccattcaatgagtcactgtcatttgcaaaaacgaacagttgtacactttgcattaaaagcgagcagtggaagttaatatgacttaggtaatttatattttagcccatgagagagagggagaaacagagtgaaagacatatttacgcatcatattGTAGCGgtgtagaaaattgatcttcatggtaaatttcctgagtaacattatcttctgcttacttttaaggcaaagagtacaaatgttaatttgtgcaaatgattagtagcctaattcTTGAATGGAATGATTATGAGGGcttcaattcagagcagtggtcagttaataaataaatatatatatatatatatatatatatatttaggctacttacgcattcagtcgggcTGCGATCGTCTGCcacgttttctttttctttttatacaaataatgtgtttcacgtcatcatacttccacaagaagctgctgctcactctgtataaggtatgtacaatgcgtattctccattttggcatcagtaaatctgtgatcgaccttgcggtcttttgaggaaagctgtggacgcgcatctatctgaatgacttcagcctggctcgacctagttgctcctcctcagcctggcttggtctttgtgaaacgcaccaagcccgGATgtacagattagactaggtcaagcctcgctttatcagttatcctggatttatatattctgcttttgtgaaacaggccccagatGTGCAAATAGGAAGCAAACGGAAAGTGCTAAAAACTTCATCAGAGTCAACAGGCAGAGTCAAAAGTGCAACGGGCCACACTTGGTCTTGCTCAATAATGAGGACAAATTTACAATTCAGCTTGTGTTCTGGGCATTCATGTATCTCTCTGACGGGGACCTTTGTGTCAAGTCAATTTTTAGTTTATATTAagaaatgtattaatattaaaataatataagataatgtatttatatagcctaTTGCTTACGTGTGTCTTCTATCTGTGTCGCTGTGTTTCTGAAACAGGTGTAAAGTTTGTCCGCTGACCTTCTTCTCCAAGTCAGACATGCAGATCcactccaaaacacacacagagatgaaggCTCACAAGTGTCCTCACTGCACTAAGTCCTTTACAAACGCATCGTACTTGGCCCAGCACCTGCGCATACACCTGGGCGTCAAACCTTACCGCTGTTCCTACTGCGAGAAATGTTTCCGCCAGCTCTCCCATCTGCAGCAGCACACCAGGTCAGATCTCTGACAAtcggttttgtctttttttttattgatatccACCAAAGCTATGATGAGAATAAGTGTATTCTGTTGTTAATCCTGCTTAAATAACATACTTTATATTCTAAGCTGGAACAGCCCACTTGTACTATTAGCCCACTAATAGTAAGCTGTGGTGGAATATGATTGTAATCAAAATGATTTATGAATACACTTGGGGTAATCTTTTCCTTAAATCAcagattacattttattttataatttcatttaaaaaaaaacttccatgTCAAGCAAGTATGAAGGGTAAAAATTTAGTTAATTTGAGTGCACAAGTAGATCGTAGGTAGTTTTACCATATTAAAGGGTATTACAAATTACAgaagaatataaaaaatgttgtcTTTCCTCTAATGATTACTGCTGTAAACAATAAGGAAAGTTTAGGTGTTATGTAATATTCCCCAGACTACTAACTATGAATAGTTTTCCTGGAAACTCTTTTACTGAAGAAATATTCTATGAAAACTTTGAATTATCCAAAAATAACACTGATTCTGAAGAAGCCAACATTTACCCTtctaataaatgttttaaaataaacataaaaactgTACTTTTTGTAAAGACAATATTGAAACCACTGACTTCATTTTCTTGTTCTTAACGTTTATTTAGTTATAGTCTCCCATTGCTCCATTTACAATACAATACCTTTATCTATGATCTTTGACAGAGAAATTAGCGATACATTCTGCTAGAGAGCTAATAACATTACTTCATTAATTGGATAACGCTTTCATGTTTTGTCATACAATGTTTAAAGGAGAGGTGTGTCAAGTGTCAATGTGTCAAGACTTTCTTTCAAGGTGCTGTActcgacattcagaacattaatattgCAGTAAACAAATGGTTGCTATGTAACAATACAGTGGAGTAATGGTCTCCTGAGAAGAGATTTAAGTCACCCTACCTCTGTGTGTCTTGTAATCTAAAATttgctgttctttgttttaaaaACTGGTCCGGCATGTTAGTGCACCAGTATCTGACGCATAGAGCCTTGTTGAACCTTTAAACCGCAGTCTTTTAATGGTCAATATACTGTAGGCAATATGGGCACCTGAATGCCATTTTAAGACAGACTTGAAAAACCGTgaaaaaatgatgatgatgatgatgatgttgttaGCACCACAATCAAAATTGTAGAACTCTCAGAAATTATTGCATCACTCAATACTACTACAAGTGAGAAAATGTAAACttaaactttatatatttttttgtaattctgGTTAACTAACCCTTTAAAATTGCGTGAACTTGTTGTAGTATTAGGAATTGGTGTTTAAGGTCCAGTCAGTTAGGAAGGGGTGTAAAGGTGCCCTAGTTATCACAGTCCtttttccttcttgtttactCTCTGCTGGCCAGCTTTTGTTGCTCTGCACACACGCCGCTGGGTAAACCAATACAAAATTCACCTTTAATAGTGTTATATTTCATAAAGAGATTAAATAAGTTTGggttgttttgttatattagtgtTGAAGCTTCCTGTCTGACCGGTTTGAAAAGAGTTTCAGTTGCTTAATGATTACCTAATTTTTCAGAATCCACACAGGTGATCGGCCTTACAAATGCGGCCATCCAGGATGTGAAAAAGCTTTTACTCAGCTATCTAATCTGCAGGTAAACATTAAACACGTTACCTCTGCCAGCCGTTTTACAGCCTTGATCCACCACTTCTTAAACTGTGAGCCAATACCCTTCACAATGCTGCACAAAAGTgactccgtttttttttttgttatttcccCTGCTGAAGTCCCACCAGAGGCAGCACAACAAGGACAAGCCCTTCAAATGTTCCAACTGTTACCGTGCCTATTCAGACTCTGCCTCGCTGCAGATCCACTTGTCTGCACACGCCATCAAAAACGCCAAGGCCTACTGCTGCAGCATGTGCGGCCGGGCGTACACGTCGGTGAGTTAGAAATCCAGTTTAAGTTAAATTTTCAAATCTGAACTAACTGCAGTGGAGATGattaaaagtgttgttttttccagGAGACGTACCTTATGAAACACATGTCTAAACACACAATGGTGGAACATGTGGTGTCCCATCATTCCCCCCAGCACCGGACAGAGTCTCCCACCATCCCTATACGGATCTCCCTCATCTGATCTCCTCACCCGTCCATCTCCTGTCCTCCCATCAGAGACATTTCCTGTGACATCTCTGCTCTTCTGATGGACTTTGAACCCATAAATTGGTTCCAAAAATGTGACAGATTGTACAAGTATATTGTGAAGAGGTGCTCTTTTAGTGAGTATatcctcctttcctttcttgCTGACCAGATAGTATTATCGGGGACATCCAAAGATGACTTCTCAGCACTTTCAGGCCTGGAAATGACAggcctaaaaatgtctttttctatttgacttcacagaaaaaaatacaaagtaagTATTGCTCCAGGCAGCTACAGTACATACTgtctttttaaacctttttgtgttataacaaaattacattgtcttttttaaatGGTCCATAACTTTCTTTACTCAAGTCtttgcaaaaaaataatatttgcatCAGAAATAGTCTTCCATTAGCTCAGTGGCCAAGTCAACATAAAGGTGAATGCTTATataatttgtattcatgtatattgtgcCACTTTTTATGTCAGTGTTTGCAATCTTTCAACAATCATGTGGCCATAACGCACTCTCACCCTGTGCCAACATCGGACTGACTAGGATGTGTGACTCataatggatggatggttggatatattttattttacatgtattttgtaatgtttaaaaatatgctCAAAGTTGTCCTCAAGTTTAACCTGGTCAAGTTTAAAAAGTGCTTTAGATCTCCTAAAATATAAgaactgttaaaaagtgttgGATAAAAAACCACACACAATCTGATTTGAAACTATAATTGATGCAATGAATGTGAGAGATTCTGCTTTCAAATGCTGTTAAGTACAGGAAGTgaattgaaaatgtgtttttgtaaaagtCAAAACCCCctaaaaatataataatctatatgcatttattttgcCAAATTTGCCACAATATTTATAATTATGATGTTCATATGACATTGAATCATGCACTCCGTGCTTTTTTGTCCACGTTAAGTGTGCAAATGAATAAATGTTACACCAccactctgctgctgctgctgctgcttcacagaCAGATGTGTTACTTTCCTGGAAAACATTTATGTGGTCACTCTTTTTGGTTTTCAGCTATAATGTGTAACAGAAGCATTACACATCTTTGAATACTAATTTTAccattgttttattaatgaaaACTTTGCCATTTTATATGCATTTAAGCCTTAACTTTGTTACAACTCTAGGGTCCACGCTGTTGTTTTATCACTTTACATTTGCCTTTTACGTCATAGCATGCtctatactgtaaataaactaTATTAGCTGTCAAActgttttataataaaaattCTGTAATTACAAGTAATGGtgaaaaaccttttttgttttcctcgctAGGAAATAATCCTAGTGAAGTGATTGTAATGCAAAACAAGATAAACAATATAATAAGATGAAGGATGCCATTTCAGCCTTCTTAATGCTAGATATTTCCCCTTTAAACCTCTCAGTTTTAAGATCAGAGATCAGAGAAAAGTCTAAGAACAATTACTGCAAATCTGTGTATCAGatctttgtattttcttttgtacCTCACTTATCATCTCACGACCCCTCATAATTATCTTGTGACACTTTGTAGGGACCCGACccctaggttgggaaccactggacttAACCATCTAATGTATGTAATGATATAAACTAGCACCACCTTGAGCAGCTACAACAGTAACGTACTGTTTACATGTTCTCTTCTCTGCTGCTCTTCAGttgtcagattcatctaccaaacCTTATATAGCTGGCTCAGGCTTGCCTTcgaccagctcttagttatgctgttatagttttagactgccgggggacttcctttgacacgctgagctcctctctctttccatctgtgtgcattcatgtcccagaaattcttgttactaacttagctctgggaAGCTTATTCCCCTGAGTCATTTTTTCTTGCCCTGCAGTTTTCCTtagattagggtggcacctaaatcatggttgca is a window from the Perca flavescens isolate YP-PL-M2 chromosome 4, PFLA_1.0, whole genome shotgun sequence genome containing:
- the znf362a gene encoding zinc finger protein 362a isoform X2, which gives rise to MAEPLFNNPYFWPPPSTMPGQEQLMAEKIRPPHLPAASAPSQQQLLAPPIQSDGGQHGMSKTHQMPVLHSPSQPDIALHARPASSSVTGRILGDVNLNLDDKAAIKARGLWEDWHLRQLIDHPSRTNHVSGVALASRTGNLNTSEIITPTTPTSSSHSRLGRAPTPHLISGLACSHGMEPGKNNGGLVGLLGPPPKEERGRKRIKAENGSSLLVVPYPILASGNDQSCVTITAKQGKTYRCKVCPLTFFSKSDMQIHSKTHTEMKAHKCPHCTKSFTNASYLAQHLRIHLGVKPYRCSYCEKCFRQLSHLQQHTRIHTGDRPYKCGHPGCEKAFTQLSNLQSHQRQHNKDKPFKCSNCYRAYSDSASLQIHLSAHAIKNAKAYCCSMCGRAYTSETYLMKHMSKHTMVEHVVSHHSPQHRTESPTIPIRISLI
- the znf362a gene encoding zinc finger protein 362a isoform X1, with protein sequence MAEPLFNNPYFWPPPSTMPGQLDNLVLINKIKEQLMAEKIRPPHLPAASAPSQQQLLAPPIQSDGGQHGMSKTHQMPVLHSPSQPDIALHARPASSSVTGRILGDVNLNLDDKAAIKARGLWEDWHLRQLIDHPSRTNHVSGVALASRTGNLNTSEIITPTTPTSSSHSRLGRAPTPHLISGLACSHGMEPGKNNGGLVGLLGPPPKEERGRKRIKAENGSSLLVVPYPILASGNDQSCVTITAKQGKTYRCKVCPLTFFSKSDMQIHSKTHTEMKAHKCPHCTKSFTNASYLAQHLRIHLGVKPYRCSYCEKCFRQLSHLQQHTRIHTGDRPYKCGHPGCEKAFTQLSNLQSHQRQHNKDKPFKCSNCYRAYSDSASLQIHLSAHAIKNAKAYCCSMCGRAYTSETYLMKHMSKHTMVEHVVSHHSPQHRTESPTIPIRISLI